TTTTAACCCCTCTAGGGCCAAAGCTCGGTGGCTGATCTTGTTTTTCTCTTCGTCACCGAGCTGGGCAAAGGTTTGACAATAGCCGTCAGGGATAAAAAGCGGGTCATAACCAAAACCGTGTTCACCTTTGGTCTGGTGAATGATCACTCCCCGGCAAATCCCGGTGAAGGTGTCCACTCGTTTACCGTCCTTGGTTAGGGCCATCACGCATTTGAATTGGGCCGCACGTTCCTTACCCTTTACCCCGTCGAGTTCACGGAGCAATTTGCGGTTATTCGCCGCGTAGATGTGTTCATCCGGAGTCTTTTCATCCTCTGCATAACGGGCGGAATACACGCCCGGACGTCCACCCAAAGCATCGACTTCGAGTCCTGAATCATCGGCCAGCACATAATCAATTACCAGCCCACCGGATAACCGAGCAATTTGCATTGATACCTCGACGGCTTTTTTCTCCGCATTACC
This genomic window from Verrucomicrobiota bacterium contains:
- the rdgB gene encoding RdgB/HAM1 family non-canonical purine NTP pyrophosphatase; the encoded protein is MKILVATRNEHKLKEIGQILGSSVELLPVTAFDQIDEVIEDRPTIGGNAEKKAVEVSMQIARLSGGLVIDYVLADDSGLEVDALGGRPGVYSARYAEDEKTPDEHIYAANNRKLLRELDGVKGKERAAQFKCVMALTKDGKRVDTFTGICRGVIIHQTKGEHGFGYDPLFIPDGYCQTFAQLGDEEKNKISHRALALEGLKAFFGQL